The sequence ATATGCCAATCCCTCGAGAACATTTTCTCTGCCTGGAAACAAGGCCGTCTTCCTATCTCTAAAGAGGTATTTGATCCTTTATATGCGGCCATTGATCTGATAGGCAAATTGGTCGCTTACTCCCCCTCGGATAAACCCAAAGAAATCAGCGCCATTTTTCCTCTTATCGATCAATTGGATCAAATTGCGGCAGCAGCTTCGGAACAGGCATCCATTGAACCGCAGCCTTCCTCTCACACTCCCTCCCCTATCGCCGAACAGCAGCCTGCTCCAAGCCTAGACATTCCCTCTTCCATTCCTAAGGACGAGCCCAAAACCGGCCCTATCCCGACGTCTTCGCTTTCTCCAAGTGGATTAGCTCAAGATAAAACGATCCGCGTTTCTTTGAATAAATTGGATAAGCTTTTTCAGGAAATAGAAGAAATGCTCATGCTGAAGCTGGCCTCGCGCCAGCAAATGAACAACTTAATCCTTTTGAGAGATACTTTAAAGCAATCGGATAGAAAATGGAAAACCGTTCAACCGGATATTCATACATTAATAGAGCGCTTAAAAAAGAGTGATAAGTCACCTGCTATCCATAAAGAGCTTGCAAAAGCTCTGGATTATATTAACTGGCAGCAAGAGTTTATTAAATCTATCAAGAATCATCTCTCTCATTTAATTAAAATGTCCGCGCAGGATCACCGTGCAGCCAGCGTCATCGTTGATACTTTGCTAGATGACACCAGAAAAGTCTTGATGCAGCCCTTATCTACTTTATTGGATGTCTTTCCCCGTATGGTAAGAGATATTTCACATTCTCAAGAGAAAGAGATCCATTTTGAGGTGGTAGGAGAAGACATTGAAATTGATCGGCGAATTCTGGAAGAAATGAAAGATCCTTTAATGCACATTATCCGAAATAGCATTGACCACGGCATTGAAACTCCGGCTGTCAGGGCTAAGGTTAATAAGCCTCCGAGCGGCACAATCAGAGTAAGCGCCTCTCAGACTAGCGGGAATAGCATGGAGTTGATCATTAGCGACGACGGACAGGGGATTAATCGCGCCAAAGTTAAAGAAAGCGCAATTAGACAAGGAATTCTAAGCCCATCCGATGCGGCAGCAATGGGAGATCAAGAGAGTTTGATGCTGATCTTTCAGTCCGGCATTTCGACTAAAGATATTATTACAGAGCTTTCGGGAAGAGGGTTGGGATTAGGAATTGCATCAGAAAAAGTCGATAAACTAGGAGGCCATTTATCTGTTGAATCCAAGCAAGGTGAAGGAACGAGTTTCCGCATTGTTCTTCCCTTGACTTTAGCCACCTTTAGAGGCATGCAGATCAAAACTGCAGGCCAAGATTTTATCATGCCTTCCCATAATATTAAGCGAGTCATCAGAATCAACCGAGAAGAAATTAAATCTGTCGAAAACCGGGAAGTGCTTTATCAAAATGGCAAGCCCATTTCCTTTGTGCCTTTAAGCCAGGTCCTCGATCTTCCGGCTGAACAGAGCAGAGAAAAAGAACGCATGGTGTATGCCGTGATTGTCAAAGCAGCCGAAAAAACAATCGCTTTCGGAGTAGATAAAATCCTTTACGAGCAAGAGATCTTAGTCAAAGGCCTAGGTAAGCAATTGAAACAGCTCAAATATGTTTTAGGCGCTTCTATTTCCGAGTCAGGGCAAGTCATCGCCATTTTAAACCCGCAAGATTTGGTCAAATCGGCCGTGCAATTAGACATTGCCAAGAAAATGGAAAGTACTCCAAAAGAATTAAAAAAGGGCAAAAAGACGATTCTCATAGCGGAAGATTCTATGACCTCCCGCCTTTTACTTAAAAACATTCTAGAAATAGCCGACTATGAAGTTAAAGCCGCTGTAGATGGTTTGGAAGCTTTTTCTATTTTTAAAATTGAACATATCGATCTTATTATCAGCGATGTGGAAATGCCCCGCATGGATGGTTTTACCCTTACATCCAAAGTACGCGAACTTGATAAGGGGAAAAACATTCCCATTATTCTTTGCTCGGCCAAAGAGTCGCCCGAAGATTTGGAACAAGGGATGAATGTCGGAGCGAATGCTTATTTAGAGAAGAGCCGATTTACCCAGAAGAGCCTGCTAGATATCATTCAAAAATTATTATAAATAGAAGGAAAAACAAATGTTTTCAAATTATACGATTAAAGCACGCTTGTTGATCCTTGTCAGCCTTATGTCCGCTACTCTAATAGGAATAGGCATCCTTGGGTGGTATGGCAATCATTTAGCAGAAAAAAGCCAGCAAGATATTTACGAAGGAGGAAATGAAGAACTGACTGCCTTGCATAAAACATCTAAGGCTATTGACAAAACCATGATCGACATAACCAAAATCTACAGCCATGTATGGACTATGGAGGAAGGCGAAAAAGCTTTGAATGAATTGGAAGCAATAATTAGAGAAAATTGGGGGAAATACCGGAATTTTTCGACTTCGGAGGATCCTTTACGCCGAGAACTCATTGAACAAATCACGCCTATGATCCAGAGCATTTTCTCTATCATTCAGCGCTTTCGCACCTTATCAGCAAGTAATGGAATAGACCAGCTCCAAAGTTTTCTTAGAGTAGAATCTTCAACTTTTGAGAATGTGACCGACAAAATCGAGCAGCTGATGAAATCCCACTTTATAGAGACCGTTACAGACTATCAGCATGCCCTTTCCACCTCTAGACTTTTTACCGATATTACGCTTTTTAGCATGCTTATCGCCATTCTGCTCATTTCCTTTTTTGCTTGGTTCTTGATCAAAAACATCTTGAATATGCTCGCTTATGCAATTAGCAATGTTAATAAAGTCGCAGAAGGCGACACGTCTATGCAAATAGAAGTAAAATCTCAAGATGAAATCGGCCAGCTCCTATCGGCCATGCAGCATATGGTTGCCACGACCAATAAAATGACATCAACCCTAGAGTCTATTGCAGCTGGCGATCTGACCGTCAATGTCCAGCCGCGTTCAGATAAAGACACACTTGCCTTAGCCATGCAAGACATGATTGAAAAGCAAAGAAGAATGACCGCAGCCTTAGAATCAATTGCCTCAGGCGACTTAACCGTCAATGTCGCCCCCCGCTCAAATAAAGATATTCTAGGGATGGCCATGCGGGACATGATTGACAAGCTGCGCCGCATGATCAGCAAGATCCAAGCGGAAGCCAAGACGTTGTCGGATTCCTCTAACGAGATTGTCACCTCCGTTACGCAAGTATCGGCAAATACAGCCGAGACGGCTTCGGCAGTGACGGAAACAACCACGACTTCTGAAGAGCTCAAACAAACCGCCCACATCGCTTCTGAAAAGGCGCAAGGCGTGCTAAATTATGCCGAAGACACCTTGAAAATCGTAAAATCCAGCGAACAATCCGTCAATAGCACAATCAACGACATGCACGAGATTCAAGAAAAGATGCGCACGATTTCAGAAAGCATCATGAAGCTCAGCGAGCACAATTTGGCTATCGGGGAAATTATCGACACCGTGAACGACTTGGCGGAGCAATCGAACCTGCTTGCCGTCAATGCCGCCATCGAAGCTGCCAGAGCCGGCGAACAAGGAAAAAGCTTTGGCGTTGTCGCTTTAGAGATCCGCAACCTTGCCGAACAGTCCAAGAATGCAACTGTTCAAGTACGCTCCATTCTCAATGATGTCCAAAATGATACAAGCTCAGCCGTCATGGCCACTGAACAAGGGTCCAAGGCGGTGGCCAAGGGCGTCGATCAATCCGCCCAAACAGCAGAAGCGATCAACACCTTGCTGAACAGCATCAATATG comes from Candidatus Protochlamydia phocaeensis and encodes:
- a CDS encoding hybrid sensor histidine kinase/response regulator — its product is MTDKREAEFQANLLAMFKIEAEEHLKAISDGLLALEGNLSNEERKAKVETIFRESHSLKGAARSINYQSIQSICQSLENIFSAWKQGRLPISKEVFDPLYAAIDLIGKLVAYSPSDKPKEISAIFPLIDQLDQIAAAASEQASIEPQPSSHTPSPIAEQQPAPSLDIPSSIPKDEPKTGPIPTSSLSPSGLAQDKTIRVSLNKLDKLFQEIEEMLMLKLASRQQMNNLILLRDTLKQSDRKWKTVQPDIHTLIERLKKSDKSPAIHKELAKALDYINWQQEFIKSIKNHLSHLIKMSAQDHRAASVIVDTLLDDTRKVLMQPLSTLLDVFPRMVRDISHSQEKEIHFEVVGEDIEIDRRILEEMKDPLMHIIRNSIDHGIETPAVRAKVNKPPSGTIRVSASQTSGNSMELIISDDGQGINRAKVKESAIRQGILSPSDAAAMGDQESLMLIFQSGISTKDIITELSGRGLGLGIASEKVDKLGGHLSVESKQGEGTSFRIVLPLTLATFRGMQIKTAGQDFIMPSHNIKRVIRINREEIKSVENREVLYQNGKPISFVPLSQVLDLPAEQSREKERMVYAVIVKAAEKTIAFGVDKILYEQEILVKGLGKQLKQLKYVLGASISESGQVIAILNPQDLVKSAVQLDIAKKMESTPKELKKGKKTILIAEDSMTSRLLLKNILEIADYEVKAAVDGLEAFSIFKIEHIDLIISDVEMPRMDGFTLTSKVRELDKGKNIPIILCSAKESPEDLEQGMNVGANAYLEKSRFTQKSLLDIIQKLL
- a CDS encoding HAMP domain-containing methyl-accepting chemotaxis protein, with the protein product MFSNYTIKARLLILVSLMSATLIGIGILGWYGNHLAEKSQQDIYEGGNEELTALHKTSKAIDKTMIDITKIYSHVWTMEEGEKALNELEAIIRENWGKYRNFSTSEDPLRRELIEQITPMIQSIFSIIQRFRTLSASNGIDQLQSFLRVESSTFENVTDKIEQLMKSHFIETVTDYQHALSTSRLFTDITLFSMLIAILLISFFAWFLIKNILNMLAYAISNVNKVAEGDTSMQIEVKSQDEIGQLLSAMQHMVATTNKMTSTLESIAAGDLTVNVQPRSDKDTLALAMQDMIEKQRRMTAALESIASGDLTVNVAPRSNKDILGMAMRDMIDKLRRMISKIQAEAKTLSDSSNEIVTSVTQVSANTAETASAVTETTTTSEELKQTAHIASEKAQGVLNYAEDTLKIVKSSEQSVNSTINDMHEIQEKMRTISESIMKLSEHNLAIGEIIDTVNDLAEQSNLLAVNAAIEAARAGEQGKSFGVVALEIRNLAEQSKNATVQVRSILNDVQNDTSSAVMATEQGSKAVAKGVDQSAQTAEAINTLLNSINMVAQAAKQIAISSQQQLVGVDQVNIAMSNINEASSQHVEHMRQIESAVISLNSVGTSLKALTEQYKMAHMNSSEYIAA